In uncultured Fretibacterium sp., the following are encoded in one genomic region:
- the flgN gene encoding flagellar export chaperone FlgN, translated as MRDRVKALIDAIQDEADTIDDLIDVVQEQREALRGDGVEILQDLMREQREIFFDVQTQEALRDELAKGLAAELGCEPQASSLSDAFEEDERALFNGVADRLTQSLFGLKSEMVILSGLIDQNERYTSMLLSEWRRLEGGASRLNGTDFRG; from the coding sequence GTGCGCGACCGGGTCAAGGCGCTCATCGATGCGATTCAGGACGAGGCGGATACCATAGACGACCTCATCGACGTCGTGCAGGAACAGCGTGAGGCCCTGAGGGGCGATGGGGTCGAGATCCTCCAGGACCTGATGCGGGAGCAGCGGGAGATATTCTTTGACGTGCAGACGCAGGAGGCTCTCAGGGACGAGCTGGCGAAGGGGCTGGCCGCCGAGCTGGGTTGTGAGCCTCAGGCATCCTCCCTCAGCGACGCCTTCGAGGAGGACGAACGGGCGCTCTTCAACGGGGTTGCGGATCGCCTGACCCAATCCTTGTTTGGGCTCAAGTCGGAGATGGTCATATTGAGCGGGCTGATCGACCAGAACGAACGGTACACCTCGATGTTGCTGTCGGAGTGGCGGCGTCTTGAGGGTGGAGCTTCGCGGTTGAACGGCACGGATTTCAGGGGCTAA
- a CDS encoding flagellar biosynthesis anti-sigma factor FlgM, translated as MIGKVSRPYGPEAAGKNRAKKGYSAEGLSGESDRADFSPFAVELARIGAELKNVPDVRQDVVDRLKAQVAAGEYVPQLEHVARSLVLSGLLDLQ; from the coding sequence ATGATCGGAAAAGTGTCCAGGCCTTACGGGCCCGAAGCGGCGGGCAAAAACAGGGCGAAGAAAGGATATAGCGCGGAGGGGCTTTCCGGAGAGAGCGACCGGGCGGACTTCAGCCCCTTCGCGGTGGAGCTGGCCCGGATCGGGGCCGAGCTGAAGAATGTCCCCGACGTGCGGCAGGACGTCGTTGATCGTCTCAAGGCCCAGGTGGCGGCGGGCGAGTACGTCCCCCAGCTCGAGCATGTGGCCCGGAGCCTGGTCCTGTCCGGGCTTCTGGACCTTCAATAG